A single region of the Vigna radiata var. radiata cultivar VC1973A unplaced genomic scaffold, Vradiata_ver6 scaffold_235, whole genome shotgun sequence genome encodes:
- the LOC106753160 gene encoding heme-binding protein 2 has protein sequence MAAATIACKVSVLLSLFSVWFVYVSSDSLPNVGAFPPTCQRIECPSYDLIQVGNGYEIRRYNSPVWISNTPIQDLSLVEATRTGFLRLFDYIQGKNNYKQKIEMTAPVISEVSPSDGPFCESSFVVSFYVPKENQANPPPAKGLQVQRWKTVYVAVRQFGGFVKDSEVGEQAAALKASIAGTKWGAAVEKSKSANHTSVYTVAQYNAPFEYDNRVNEIWFLFDIEDGEQTM, from the exons ATGGCTGCTGCTACCATCGCATGCAAGGTTTCAGTGCTTTTGAGCCTCTTCTCAGTTTGGTTTGTGTATGTAAGTTCGGATTCTCTTCCGAATGTAGGGGCATTTCCCCCAACATGCCAGCGCATAGAATGTCCCAGCTATGATCTCATTCAGGTTGGAAATGGCTACGAAATTCGCCGCTATAATTCACCCGTTTGGATTTCCAACACCCCCATTCAAGACCTTTCTCTTGTAGAAGCCACAAGAACCGGCTTCTTGAG GCTATTTGATTATATTCAGGGTAAGAACAACTACAAGCAGAAAATTGAGATGACAGCACCTGTGATCTCTGAAGTATCACCCAGTGATGGACCTTTCTGTGAGTCCTCATTTGTTGTGAGCTTCTATGTGCCAAAAGAGAACCAAGCAAACCCGCCTCCTGCAAAGGGCCTTCAGGTTCAAAGATGGAAGACTGTGTATGTAGCAGTTAGACAGTTTGGTGGATTTGTCAAAGATTCTGAAGTTGGGGAGCAAGCTGCAGCCTTGAAGGCGAGTATTGCTGGAACCAAGTGGGGTGCTGCAGTTGAGAAGAGCAAGAGTGCTAATCATACTTCAGTTTACACTGTTGCACAGTACAATgccccttttgaatatgataaCAGAGTGAATGAGATATGGTTCTTGTTTGACATTGAAGATGGAGAGCAAACCATGTGA
- the LOC106753166 gene encoding cationic amino acid transporter 8, vacuolar, producing MEPSSSAPENRSYWRWSKRDFFPEKSFENGKSYCAALADTCPRLRDRLLNRSSDSHELLVLPLASEHRMNRCLTWWDLSWLAFGSVVGSGIFVVTGQEARFHAGPAIVLSYAASGFSALLSALCYTEFAVDVPVAGGSFSFLRIELGDFLAFVAAGNILLEALVGAAGLGRSWSSYFASMVKSDPDFFRIRITGFKPGFDLLDPLAVAVLLITNGIAVSGTRKTSILTWLSSLITTLVIAFIIIIGFVHGKASNLSPFAPFGVDGVFNAAAVVYWSYSGFDMVATMAEETKKPSRDIPIGLVGSMSMITVIYCLMALSLVSMVKYTEIDADAAYSVAFVQIGMSWAKYLVSICALKGMTTSLLVGSMGQARYTTQIARSHMIPPFFALVHPKTGTPVNATLLTTLCSSVIALFSSLDVLSSVFSISTLFIFMLMAVALLVRRYYSRESTGKSELARVLICLFVIVGSSAVGAALWHSRILGWIGYTVAACVWFLGTLGMSLLPKQRAPKVWGVPLVPWLPSLSVATNLFLMGSLGTEAFWRFIICTAVMFLYYFFVAVHATYDVEHQNEGKTNDEGVQNATDQEVVVL from the coding sequence ATGGAACCGTCGTCGTCGGCGCCGGAGAATCGAAGCTACTGGCGGTGGAGCAAGCGGGACTTCTTCCCGGAGAAGTCATTCGAGAACGGGAAATCCTACTGCGCGGCGTTGGCTGACACGTGTCCGCGCCTCAGGGACCGTCTTCTGAACCGCTCGAGCGACTCGCACGAGCTGCTCGTGCTCCCCCTTGCCAGCGAGCACCGCATGAACCGCTGCCTTACCTGGTGGGACCTTAGCTGGTTGGCCTTCGGCTCGGTGGTTGGCTCCGGCATCTTCGTCGTTACCGGACAGGAGGCCCGGTTCCACGCCGGTCCCGCCATCGTCCTCTCCTACGCCGCCTCCGGCTTCTCCGCCCTCCTCTCTGCCCTCTGCTACACCGAGTTCGCCGTCGACGTTCCAGTCGCCGGTGGCTCCTTCTCCTTCCTCCGCATCGAGCTCGGCGACTTCCTCGCTTTCGTCGCCGCCGGCAACATCCTGCTGGAGGCTCTCGTCGGTGCCGCCGGGCTCGGCCGCTCCTGGTCTTCCTACTTCGCCTCCATGGTGAAATCCGACCCGGACTTCTTCCGGATCCGGATCACCGGGTTCAAACCCGGGTTCGACCTGCTCGATCCGTTAGCCGTGGCGGTTCTTCTCATCACCAACGGCATTGCCGTTAGCGGCACCCGCAAAACCTCGATCTTAACCTGGTTGAGTTCCCTGATCACCACATTGGTGATCGCGTTCATAATTATAATCGGCTTCGTCCACGGAAAGGCGTCGAACTTGTCGCCGTTTGCCCCTTTCGGAGTGGACGGTGTTTTCAACGCCGCCGCCGTGGTGTATTGGTCGTACAGCGGTTTCGACATGGTGGCGACGATGGCTGAAGAGACGAAAAAGCCTTCTAGGGACATACCTATTGGTCTGGTTGGGTCAATGAGCATGATTACGGTGATTTACTGCTTGATGGCTTTGTCCCTTGTGAGCATGGTGAAGTATACTGAGATTGATGCTGACGCTGCTTACTCTGTAGCCTTTGTTCAAATTGGGATGAGTTGGGCTAAGTACCTTGTGAGCATTTGTGCGTTGAAGGGAATGACTACAAGCTTGCTTGTTGGGTCCATGGGTCAAGCTAGGTACACCACTCAGATTGCAAGGTCGCACATGATCCCACCTTTCTTCGCCCTCGTTCACCCCAAAACAGGAACCCCTGTGAATGCCACTCTCTTGACCACTCTTTGTAGCTCTGTCATCGCTCTTTTCTCTAGCTTGGATGTTCTCTCTAGTGTTTTCTCCATCAGCACGCTCTTCATTTTCATGCTTATGGCTGTTGCGCTGCTTGTGAGGAGGTACTATTCCAGGGAGAGCACCGGCAAGAGTGAGTTAGCCAGAGTTCTGATCTGCTTGTTTGTGATTGTTGGTTCTTCTGCTGTTGGGGCTGCGCTTTGGCATTCACGTATACTCGGTTGGATCGGTTACACGGTTGCGGCTTGTGTTTGGTTTTTGGGAACTTTGGGTATGAGTTTGCTTCCCAAGCAGAGAGCTCCCAAGGTCTGGGGGGTTCCCTTGGTTCCCTGGCTCCCCTCCTTGTCCGTTGCCACTAACCTCTTTCTCATGGGCTCTTTGGGCACCGAGGCTTTCTGGAGGTTCATCATTTGCACTGCTGTCATGTTCCTGTACTATTTTTTTGTCGCTGTCCATGCAACTTATGATGTCGAACATCAGAATGAAGGAAAGACTAATGATGAGGGAGTGCAAAATGCTACTGACCAAGAGGTGGTTGTTCTATAG
- the LOC106753152 gene encoding pentatricopeptide repeat-containing protein At2g33680 isoform X2, whose protein sequence is MVIPCFFPTNSTQTKHAVTGIYLFFRIQFSNWTIKPMLTRTQQFHSQASLEFQNNRGFCFQDCVFLLQHLRDHKDVKCGRILHSLLVKSALFMDVFIQNNMIRFYGDIGEVQNARKLFDEIPQPSLVSWTSLVSCYVHAGQHEMGLSLFRGLCRSGVRPNEFGFSVALKACKETCDAVMGKLIHGLVIKSGFDSHRFCSALILHVYGDCGDIKSSRKVFDGVCYDERCEALWNTLLNAYVKVSDVEGSLKLFHEMGHSSVSRNHFTYTTIVKLCADVLDVELGRSLHGQIMKIGIENDAVVGGTLIDCYVKLQLLDDARKMFQVLDEKDNVAVCALLAGFNQVGKCKEGLALYVDFLSGGNKPDPFTCASVVSLCSNLETELSGSQIHCGVIKLGFMLDSYLGSAFISMYGNFGMVSDAYRCFLEVCNKNEICVNAMINTLIFYSYDLKAIELFCGMREVGIAQSSSSISYVLRACGNLFLLKDGRSFHSLVIKISFEDDCRLGLENALLEMYIRCKAIGDAKLVFKNMPIRNEFSWTTIISGCGESGHFVEALGIFCDMLLYSKPSQFTLVSVIQTCTEIKAINVGKQVQSYITKVGFEYHPFVGSALINMYAVFKHETLNALQVFLSMTEKDLISWSVMLTAWVQNGYHEEALKHFAEFQTVPIFQVDESILSSCISAAAGLAALDIGKCFHSWVIKVGLEVDLHVASSITDMYSKCGNIKDACKFFNTISEHNLVTWTTMIYGYAYHGCGREAIDLFKRAKEAGLEPDGVTFTGVLTACSHAGLVEEGCEYFSKIGRSRGCDKRSSISVKISFMEDFPRCLH, encoded by the exons ATGGTTATCCCCTGTTTTTTCCCAACTAATTCCACTCAAACCAAGCATGCAGTCACCgggatttatttgtttttcagaaTCCAATTCTCAAATTGGACCATCAAACCAATGTTGACAAGAACACAGCAATTCCATTCGCAAGCATCGCTTGAATTCCAGAACAATAGAGGATTTTGTTTCCAAGACTGCGTCTTCCTCTTGCAGCACCTGAGGGACCACAAAGACGTAAAATGTGGCAGAATCCTTCACTCTCTGTTAGTTAAAAGTGCCCTCTTCATGGATGTCTTTATACAAAACAACATGATTAGATTTTACGGAGATATTGGAGAAGTTCAGAATGCACGTaagttgtttgatgaaattCCTCAGCCGAGTTTGGTTTCTTGGACAAGCTTGGTCTCTTGTTATGTTCACGCGGGGCAACATGAAATGGGTCTGAGTTTGTTTCGTGGCTTGTGTCGATCTGGGGTGCGCCCCAATGAATTTGGTTTCTCTGTGGCACTCAAGGCTTGCAAGGAGACGTGTGATGCTGTGATGGGAAAGCTCATTCATGGGTTGGTAATCAAAAGTGGATTTGATTCACATAGATTTTGCAGTGCTTTGATTCTTCACGTGTATGGTGATTGTGGGGATATTAAGAGCTCGAGGAAGGTTTTTGATGGGGTTTGTTATGATGAAAGGTGTGAGGCATTGTGGAATACTTTGCTGAATGCTTATGTGAAGGTGTCTGATGTGGAGGGTTCTCTAAAGTTGTTTCATGAGATGGGGCACTCTTCTGTGTCGCGGAACCACTTTACTTACACAACCATTGTTAAACTCTGTGCCGATGTGTTGGACGTTGAACTTGGAAGGTCTCTTCATGGCCAGATCATGAAGATTGGGATTGAAAACGATGCGGTTGTGGGTGGGACTCTTATTGACTGCTATGTTAAACTGCAATTATTAGATGATGCTCGTAAAATGTTTCAAGTTCTCGATGAGAAGGATAACGTGGCAGTATGTGCTTTACTTGCTGGGTTTAATCAAGTCGGAAAATGTAAGGAAGGACTTGCATTATATGTTGATTTTCTTTCTGGAGGTAACAAACCAGACCCATTTACTTGCGCAAGTGTTGTCAGTTTGTGCTCAAATTTGGAGACAGAGCTTTCTGGAAGTCAAATTCACTGTGGTGTCATCAAACTTGGCTTCATGTTGGATTCATATCTTGGCAGTGCATTTATCAGCATGTATGGAAATTTTGGGATGGTGTCTGACGCCTATAGATGTTTTCTTGAGGTTtgcaataaaaatgaaatatgtgtAAATGCCATGATTAACACTTTAATTTTCTACTCATATGATTTAAAAGCAATAGAGCTGTTTTGTGGGATGAGGGAAGTTGGTATTGCACAAAGCAGTTCTTCAATCAGTTATGTTCTGCGAGCTTGCGGGAACCTTTTCTTGCTTAAAGACGGACGATCTTTTCATTCTCTAGTgattaaaatttcttttgagGATGACTGTAGATTGGGCTTAGAAAATGCTCTTCTTGAGATGTATATTAGATGTAAAGCTATTGGTGATGCAAAATTGGTTTTCAAAAACATGCCCATACGAAATGAGTTTTCCTGGACTACTATCATATCTGGATGTGGTGAATCAGGGCATTTCGTAGAAGCCCTCGGGATCTTCTGCGATATGCTTCTATATTCAAAACCTAGTCAGTTCACATTAGTTAGTGTTATTCAGACCTGCACAGAAATAAAGGCAATAAATGTAGGAAAACAAGTCCAATCCTATATCACGAAAGTAGGATTTGAATATCATCCGTTTGTTGGAAGTGCCCTGATAAATATGTATGCAGTATTTAAACATGAAACTTTGAATGCTTTACAGGTCTTCTTGTCAATGACGGAGAAAGATCTTATCTCTTGGAGTGTCATGTTAACGGCATGGGTTCAAAATGGCTATCATGAAGAAGCACTTAAGCATTTTGCAGAATTCCAAACTGTTCCCATTTTTCAGGTTGACGAGTCTATCTTATCCAGCTGTATTTCAGCTGCTGCTGGCTTAGCAGCATTGGACATAGGCAAATGTTTCCATTCCTGGGTTATCAAAGTTGGCCTCGAGGTTGATCTTCATGTGGCTTCTTCCATTACTGACATGTATAGTAAATGTGGAAACATTAAGGATGCCTGTAAGTTTTTCAATACTATCAGTGAGCATAATTTAGTAACCTGGACGACTATGATATATGGTTATGCTTATCACGGGTGTGGTAGAGAAGCTATTGACCTGTTTAAAAGAGCTAAAGAAGCTGGGTTGGAACCTGATGGTGTCACCTTCACTGGGGTTTTAACTGCTTGTAGTCACGCTGGACTAGTGGAGGAAGGTTGCGAATATTTTAG CAAAATTGGAAGAAGCAGAGGCTGCGATAAAAGAAGCTCCATTTCAGTCAAAATCTCTTTTATGGAAGACTTTCCTAGGTGCTTGCACTAA
- the LOC106753152 gene encoding pentatricopeptide repeat-containing protein At2g33680 isoform X1 — protein MVIPCFFPTNSTQTKHAVTGIYLFFRIQFSNWTIKPMLTRTQQFHSQASLEFQNNRGFCFQDCVFLLQHLRDHKDVKCGRILHSLLVKSALFMDVFIQNNMIRFYGDIGEVQNARKLFDEIPQPSLVSWTSLVSCYVHAGQHEMGLSLFRGLCRSGVRPNEFGFSVALKACKETCDAVMGKLIHGLVIKSGFDSHRFCSALILHVYGDCGDIKSSRKVFDGVCYDERCEALWNTLLNAYVKVSDVEGSLKLFHEMGHSSVSRNHFTYTTIVKLCADVLDVELGRSLHGQIMKIGIENDAVVGGTLIDCYVKLQLLDDARKMFQVLDEKDNVAVCALLAGFNQVGKCKEGLALYVDFLSGGNKPDPFTCASVVSLCSNLETELSGSQIHCGVIKLGFMLDSYLGSAFISMYGNFGMVSDAYRCFLEVCNKNEICVNAMINTLIFYSYDLKAIELFCGMREVGIAQSSSSISYVLRACGNLFLLKDGRSFHSLVIKISFEDDCRLGLENALLEMYIRCKAIGDAKLVFKNMPIRNEFSWTTIISGCGESGHFVEALGIFCDMLLYSKPSQFTLVSVIQTCTEIKAINVGKQVQSYITKVGFEYHPFVGSALINMYAVFKHETLNALQVFLSMTEKDLISWSVMLTAWVQNGYHEEALKHFAEFQTVPIFQVDESILSSCISAAAGLAALDIGKCFHSWVIKVGLEVDLHVASSITDMYSKCGNIKDACKFFNTISEHNLVTWTTMIYGYAYHGCGREAIDLFKRAKEAGLEPDGVTFTGVLTACSHAGLVEEGCEYFRYVRSKYNSKLTINHYACMVDLLGRAAKLEEAEAAIKEAPFQSKSLLWKTFLGACTKHENAEIAERISNILADLELNEPSTYVLLSNIYASASMWKNCVERVLPSNLVVVGFSWQIT, from the exons ATGGTTATCCCCTGTTTTTTCCCAACTAATTCCACTCAAACCAAGCATGCAGTCACCgggatttatttgtttttcagaaTCCAATTCTCAAATTGGACCATCAAACCAATGTTGACAAGAACACAGCAATTCCATTCGCAAGCATCGCTTGAATTCCAGAACAATAGAGGATTTTGTTTCCAAGACTGCGTCTTCCTCTTGCAGCACCTGAGGGACCACAAAGACGTAAAATGTGGCAGAATCCTTCACTCTCTGTTAGTTAAAAGTGCCCTCTTCATGGATGTCTTTATACAAAACAACATGATTAGATTTTACGGAGATATTGGAGAAGTTCAGAATGCACGTaagttgtttgatgaaattCCTCAGCCGAGTTTGGTTTCTTGGACAAGCTTGGTCTCTTGTTATGTTCACGCGGGGCAACATGAAATGGGTCTGAGTTTGTTTCGTGGCTTGTGTCGATCTGGGGTGCGCCCCAATGAATTTGGTTTCTCTGTGGCACTCAAGGCTTGCAAGGAGACGTGTGATGCTGTGATGGGAAAGCTCATTCATGGGTTGGTAATCAAAAGTGGATTTGATTCACATAGATTTTGCAGTGCTTTGATTCTTCACGTGTATGGTGATTGTGGGGATATTAAGAGCTCGAGGAAGGTTTTTGATGGGGTTTGTTATGATGAAAGGTGTGAGGCATTGTGGAATACTTTGCTGAATGCTTATGTGAAGGTGTCTGATGTGGAGGGTTCTCTAAAGTTGTTTCATGAGATGGGGCACTCTTCTGTGTCGCGGAACCACTTTACTTACACAACCATTGTTAAACTCTGTGCCGATGTGTTGGACGTTGAACTTGGAAGGTCTCTTCATGGCCAGATCATGAAGATTGGGATTGAAAACGATGCGGTTGTGGGTGGGACTCTTATTGACTGCTATGTTAAACTGCAATTATTAGATGATGCTCGTAAAATGTTTCAAGTTCTCGATGAGAAGGATAACGTGGCAGTATGTGCTTTACTTGCTGGGTTTAATCAAGTCGGAAAATGTAAGGAAGGACTTGCATTATATGTTGATTTTCTTTCTGGAGGTAACAAACCAGACCCATTTACTTGCGCAAGTGTTGTCAGTTTGTGCTCAAATTTGGAGACAGAGCTTTCTGGAAGTCAAATTCACTGTGGTGTCATCAAACTTGGCTTCATGTTGGATTCATATCTTGGCAGTGCATTTATCAGCATGTATGGAAATTTTGGGATGGTGTCTGACGCCTATAGATGTTTTCTTGAGGTTtgcaataaaaatgaaatatgtgtAAATGCCATGATTAACACTTTAATTTTCTACTCATATGATTTAAAAGCAATAGAGCTGTTTTGTGGGATGAGGGAAGTTGGTATTGCACAAAGCAGTTCTTCAATCAGTTATGTTCTGCGAGCTTGCGGGAACCTTTTCTTGCTTAAAGACGGACGATCTTTTCATTCTCTAGTgattaaaatttcttttgagGATGACTGTAGATTGGGCTTAGAAAATGCTCTTCTTGAGATGTATATTAGATGTAAAGCTATTGGTGATGCAAAATTGGTTTTCAAAAACATGCCCATACGAAATGAGTTTTCCTGGACTACTATCATATCTGGATGTGGTGAATCAGGGCATTTCGTAGAAGCCCTCGGGATCTTCTGCGATATGCTTCTATATTCAAAACCTAGTCAGTTCACATTAGTTAGTGTTATTCAGACCTGCACAGAAATAAAGGCAATAAATGTAGGAAAACAAGTCCAATCCTATATCACGAAAGTAGGATTTGAATATCATCCGTTTGTTGGAAGTGCCCTGATAAATATGTATGCAGTATTTAAACATGAAACTTTGAATGCTTTACAGGTCTTCTTGTCAATGACGGAGAAAGATCTTATCTCTTGGAGTGTCATGTTAACGGCATGGGTTCAAAATGGCTATCATGAAGAAGCACTTAAGCATTTTGCAGAATTCCAAACTGTTCCCATTTTTCAGGTTGACGAGTCTATCTTATCCAGCTGTATTTCAGCTGCTGCTGGCTTAGCAGCATTGGACATAGGCAAATGTTTCCATTCCTGGGTTATCAAAGTTGGCCTCGAGGTTGATCTTCATGTGGCTTCTTCCATTACTGACATGTATAGTAAATGTGGAAACATTAAGGATGCCTGTAAGTTTTTCAATACTATCAGTGAGCATAATTTAGTAACCTGGACGACTATGATATATGGTTATGCTTATCACGGGTGTGGTAGAGAAGCTATTGACCTGTTTAAAAGAGCTAAAGAAGCTGGGTTGGAACCTGATGGTGTCACCTTCACTGGGGTTTTAACTGCTTGTAGTCACGCTGGACTAGTGGAGGAAGGTTGCGAATATTTTAGGTACGTGAGAAGTAAATACAACAGTAAATTAACTATAAATCATTATGCTTGCATGGTTGATCTTCTTGGTCGGGCAGCAAAATTGGAAGAAGCAGAGGCTGCGATAAAAGAAGCTCCATTTCAGTCAAAATCTCTTTTATGGAAGACTTTCCTAGGTGCTTGCACTAAACATGAGAATGCTGAAATAGCAGAAAGAATATCAAACATCCTTGCTGATCTAGAGCTGAATGAACCCTCAACCTATGTTCTACTATCTAACATTTATGCATCAGCATCAATGTGGAAAAATTGCGTAGAGAGAGTATTACCAAGCAACCTGGTGGTAGTTGGATTCAGTTGGCAG ATAACATGA